In Flavobacterium piscisymbiosum, the sequence TCGGCAAATTTTGGCATTGCACCATCTTTTAGATTCAGTTTATTCTTTTCAGATGCAAAAGATAATCCGTTTTTGGTCATGTAAACCGGCGGACTATTGGTAAAAATCAGGAATTTTTCGACACCACGTTTTTTGGCTGCCTGCAAGAACCATCTTTGTCCTTCTTGTTTATTAAAATCGTAAGTACCATCTGCCTGCAAAAAAGATTCGCTTCTTCTCCACTCGTCCGAAACTTTACTTTTTTCGCCTTGCTCCGTACTTCCCGCACCAAGATTAAATCTCCAGATCGAAAGCCCGATTCCTTTTGGATTTCCCTGTGCATCGATTTCTTTACTAAAAAGCAAATCGGCAATGGCATTCTTTTTTTGTTCCGGCCAATTTTTCCCCACAAACTGGCATCTCCAGGCATCAGAGCCTCCAAAACCGTCCATGGTTTGTACTACATGATCAGTGCTAATGGTTACGGTTCGCTGTGCATACGACAGCGAACTCATGACCAATAAAAGCGAGATGTATACTTTTCTCATTATTTTTATTATTCTTTCTATTTTAATCTAATATTTTCAATGACAGCCTTGCTATATTTCGACGGTATTACCTTTGTCAAAGTTTAAAACTTTGACAAAGGTTTCTGAAGCTTTTATCGCAATCTTGTCATTTCGACGAAGGAGAAATCTTCGCAAGTAGCTCGACAATCTTTGTCGTCCTTGATTATAGAATTACTTACTTGTCCTTCGACTTCGCTCAGGATGACATAGTTTGCGGTTATAACCTTTGTCAAAGTTTAAAACTTTGACAAAGGTCTGCGCGGTAAAACGCAATCTTCTCACTTCAACGGATTAAAATCCGTTGCTACAATATGAATCATTCCTCCGGAATTTTCTTTAGAAGTTCCAGAGGAACAAAATATATTTTAGGGATGGATTTTAATCCATCCTAGAGAAAAAAAACCTCAGTACCTTAGCAACTTAGTCCCTTAGAACCTCCTATTTATATGTTCCTACATAAGTCACAATTGACTTAGCAGGAATTTCAAATCCAGAAGCTTCAACAGCGGTTCCTTTTTTCAAACTCAAGGTTTCAGAGGTTGTATAAGGTGTTAATTTATTATCTGTTAATGCACCGCCTGAAAGGTTTAGTTTATAGGCTTTCGCCGATTTGCCAACGTTTACTGCTACAACTACTAATTTTTTTGTTGCGGCATCTTTGTATGCAGTAACCATTACACCATTCACGGAAGTGGCATTATCAACACTTGGAATCTGCACTCTCACCATTCCCGGTTTTACGAAGAATGAGAAGTTTCCTAATGCCCAAAGTGTTTTTGCATCTCTGACAAAACCGTCGTTTTTGCAATAATCTGCATTTCCGGCTCCGTTGCTTGAACCATCATCTACGTGAATTAAGCCGTCTTTGTAATCTCCGCGGCTAATGGCTGTCCACCATTGCCATGACGAAACACCACCAACGGCAATATCTGTACTGATAATACGAGCTGTCCAAAGTGCGGTCTGGATTCCTAAATCTCTTCCCGGACCTGCTCCGCCTGGCAATTCAGCAGTTCCAGGGCTTTCTAAAACACAATATTCTGATGACCAAAGGCTTAATCCCGGAACTGACTGCGTTCTTGTTGCGGCCAATTGTCTTGAATACACTAATTCTGTCAATGGCCAGGCTTGCCAGTAACTGTGTCCTGAAATGGTCTTTTTTACATTTGGTAATCCTGCAATATTTTTTGCCGAATTTACTCCGAAGAAATAATCGATCTGGTTTGATCTGTTTTCTTTACCAGAAACTGTTTTGTACAAATGTTCGTAAGCTGCTGTTTCTCCTACCACAATCTGAGAAGTCAATCCTTTTGATTGTAATTTTGGTGAAAGGACATTTACAAAACTGTAGACATTGGCATTCGTTGCCGGTGAACCTTCTTGTCCTGAACCGTCCCACTCGTATTGTGGCTCATTAAACGGAGAAACATAATCGATTGTTAAACCGTGTTCTGTTTTTAGTTTATCCAAAGAGTTGGTCCAGAAATCAGCCAATTCTGACCATTTTCCATCTTTTAAATTATAAAATTCTTTGATGGATGCGTGCGCTTTTCCATTTTGTGTTAAATACACCGGAGCACTATTGGCGAAAGCCAGTAATTTTTCTAAACCACGCTCTTTTGCTGCTTTCATAAACCAAACCTGACCGGCCTGTTTGTTCATGTTGTATGTAACTCCATCGTTGGTGAAACATTCTGTACGTCTCCATTCATCTGTAATATCGCTTGCATCTCCTTGCTCAGCACTTCCTGAACCAAGGTTGAAGCGCCATAATGACAAACCAATTCCTTTTGGATTTCCGTCTGCATCTACTTCTTTACTGAAAAGTAAATCGGCTATTTTATTTTTTTTATCCAAAGGCCAATTTCTGCCTATAAAATTACATTGCCAGGCATCAGAAGCACCAAAGCTTTCCATTGTTTGAAGATTTGCATCCAGATTGATACTCAACTCGGCTGTAGTATTTTCAGCATCTGAGTTTCCGTTGTTTTCTGAATCGCAGCTTACCAAAAATGAGTTTGCGAAAAGTAAGCCTGCACACAGCAGACTTACTTTATTGTTGTTTATAAATCTCATTTTAGTAATTAGGATTTTGAGTGATTAATCCGCCACTTAAATCAATTTCGATTTGAGGTATTGGCCATACTAAGTGTTTTGCAGGATTAAAATTGATTCCTTTATCCTGAGGTTCTCTTAAATTGGTTGTTTCGTACGGATCTGTAGAATTCAGGTTGTACTGAACAAAAGTTCCGTTTGGTCCCATCAAAGATTCGATTACCGGTCTTCCTGTATTTGGATCTTTTTCACGACGAATATCATACAAACGCAATCCTTCGAAAGCCAGTTCTAAACGACGCTCTTTGTAGATTTGTCTTAAAAGCGTTGGTCCTGATAATCCTGTTTTTGGATCTAATTTTACACGGGCTCTAATGATGTTAATATCTGCTAAAGCGTCTCCGCCAGTATGATAATTAGCTTCTGCTCTTGTAAGGTACATTTCGGCCAAACGAATCAACGGAATATTCAATGGTAAGTGTCCGTCTTTTTTGTCTAATGCACGACGTGTTGCGATCGGAATATAATATTTACGAATGATACGTCCTGATTTATTATCGTTTAAACTGAATTTGTGTGTTGGGTTCAACACCTCATCTCCGTAAGCGGCTTCTCCCCATTTTGTAATAGTGCTTCTGCGACGAATTACATCATTTTCAGAAAGATAAGCATTTTCTAAATCGCTGGTTGGCATACACCATCCCCAACCGTCCAGAACATCTCCGGCATCATTACTCGGGAAGTTTTTCTTGTCTTCACCTCTGGCTCCAGCCAAAGTTGGTAAAGCAGCCCCAAGATTTTTATCCTGAACCGCTGAAGTTTGCGCTTCAAGAATAGATTCAACACCATTATGGTTGTTTACATTCCAGATGTTCAAGAAATCAGATTCAAGAGCATAAGGCCCTTCAGTAATTACTTTGTTTGAGTATAATTTGGCTTCAGCCCATTTTTCCTGAAACAACGAAACACGCGCCAATAAAGCATAAGCAGCCCATTTATTGATTCTTCCGTTTCTGGCTACAGGAGCACTTTCTAATTTTGCAGCAGATTCCTTAAGATCGGCTTCAATCTGAGCGTAAACAGCTGCAACAGGACTGCGTTGTAAATTAAGATCTGAAGTTCCTAACACTTTTGTGTATAATGGAACTGCTCCATAAAGATTCACCAATTCGTAATAGCAGTAAGCACGAACGAATAAAGATTCTCCCATATATTGATTTTTCTGTGCATCAGGAATTGGCGATGCAGCCATTTTCTCTAAACCAATATTGGCTGATTGAATGGTGTAATAATGAGCGGTATAAGCACCATTCATATCTCCCATGTTATCAGGTGTTATCAGGTATTGCGAAGCTGGTCTGTGTGCACTGTTATCCTGACCTGTATTACCCATCCAGGCATCATCAGTAGCCATTTCGTTGGTTACTCTTGGCGCTGTTAGTACCCACCAGTCTTTGGCAAGCAATAATCGCTGTGTTAGCTCATTGGCATAATTCTCGCATTCCTGCGCGGTTTGAAAATAGTTCTCTAAGGTTTGTTTACCTCTTTCGTCTTTTTCAATAAAATCGCTGCATGAAACTGCAATTAGAGAAAAAGCTAGTATTGATAATATCGTTTTTTTCATGTCGTTTTTTATTAAAATGCTACATTAAGCCCCATCAAAATAGTTGGCTGAACCGGATAGTTCCATCCTCCAAAACCTGCTCCTTTTACTCTGTCGCCTTTGTCAGGATCTCCTCCTGCAACTTCAGGATCAACACCATCGTATTTGGTCCATGTCCATAAATTTTGTCCTGATAATGAGATTCTCAATTTATCTAAACCAAATTTGTTGTAGAACGAATATCCAACCTGAAGGTTTTTCATACGTACAAACGAACCATCTTCAACATATAAAGAAGAGAATTTGGTAAAGTTTTCGTTGTTATCATCTTTAGACAAACGAGGAACACGGTTTGAAGTTCCTTCACCATGCCAGGCCATTTGCTCTAATCCGCTTACTTTGTTGGTTAAGCTTGCACCATTGTATAAATCCGAAATGTTTTCGTTTACGATTTCATTTCCAATACTGGAGTAAAAGTTGGCTACTAAATCAAATTGTTTGTAAGCAAAATTCAAATTCAGACCTACATTGTAATCTGCCCAAGGTGAACCAATTTTTGTACGGTCTTTTTCGTCTATTTTTCCGTCACCGTTTACATCTTTAAAACGAACATCTCCTACCTGAGCATAAGGTTGTAATTTTGTTCCGTGCTCATCTGTATGCGAATTCAATTGTGTTTGGTTTTGGAATAAACCGTCAGCAACATATCCGTAGAAAAATCCAGGTTCTTCACCTTTCATTGTCAGGGTTCTGTTTCCTGCTCCGTAAAGTCTTTCTCCTTCAGATGATAATGACAGCATTTCTATGTTTACTGTTGTAAAAGTAACATCTACTCCATAAGAGAAATCTCCTTTTTTATCTTTATAAGAAACCAGTAAATCAATACCGCTTGATTGCATAGAACCCACATTTGACCAGATTCTTGAATTGTCCGGAAAACCACTGTAAGTTGGAAATTGTTTCAGGAACAACATATCCTTGGTTTTCTTTTGATAATACTCTAAAGATCCTGAAAGTTTGTTTTTCCATAATCCGAAATCAAGTCCAAAACTCATATCTTCTACTGTTTCCCATTTAATGTCTTTATTCGCCATTGATGACGGGAATGAAGTATCGCCCACAACATCGCCAATAGGATAAAATCCCTGACCAATGTTGGATTGATAAACAGCTGTTGGTAAGCCCTGATTTCCTACTTTACCCCAACCTGCTCTAAATCTTAAATCGCTTAAAACATCTTTTGTAGATTCCATAAATCCTTCGTTAAGAATTCTCCATGAAACAGATGCCGATGGGAAATTGGCCCATTTATTATTCGTCATGAATTTAGAAGAACCATCACGTCTGAATGTTCCTGTAAAATAATATTTACTGTCATAATTGTACGAGAAACGAGAAATATAAGACATCAAAGAACTTGACCAGCTGTTACCACCGCTATTACGGTTTTTGGTTGCTGCATTTAATTCTCTCATGGCATCAGTGTTGTTAGGAACTCCTTCTCCGTAACCCCAAAGATCTTTACCATTGTATTCTTCCATAGTATTACCTACCATTAAAGAGAAATTATGCTTTTCTGCAAATGCTCTAGAATAAGTAATTGTATTTTGCCATGTCCAGTCAACATTTGTTGTATTCCATCTTTCGATTGTATTGATCTCTGCTTTTTCGTGTGCAGCATCGATTACGAAATCAGGTGTAAATTTGCTTCTAACTTTATCTCCTACTTCTACAGAAGCCTGAGTACGAATCACTAAACCTTTTATTGGCGTATATTGTAAATAACCGTTTGTATTTAAGTTGTACTGATCTGTAAAATCATCATAACGTTTTACAGATGCAACAGGATTCCAGATGTAAGAAGGAGAACGTGCAAAAATGCTGTATTCGTTTTCTAATCCAGTCAATTGATCTGCTGGTTTGTAAACTGGCGTAATA encodes:
- a CDS encoding glycoside hydrolase, producing the protein MRFINNNKVSLLCAGLLFANSFLVSCDSENNGNSDAENTTAELSINLDANLQTMESFGASDAWQCNFIGRNWPLDKKNKIADLLFSKEVDADGNPKGIGLSLWRFNLGSGSAEQGDASDITDEWRRTECFTNDGVTYNMNKQAGQVWFMKAAKERGLEKLLAFANSAPVYLTQNGKAHASIKEFYNLKDGKWSELADFWTNSLDKLKTEHGLTIDYVSPFNEPQYEWDGSGQEGSPATNANVYSFVNVLSPKLQSKGLTSQIVVGETAAYEHLYKTVSGKENRSNQIDYFFGVNSAKNIAGLPNVKKTISGHSYWQAWPLTELVYSRQLAATRTQSVPGLSLWSSEYCVLESPGTAELPGGAGPGRDLGIQTALWTARIISTDIAVGGVSSWQWWTAISRGDYKDGLIHVDDGSSNGAGNADYCKNDGFVRDAKTLWALGNFSFFVKPGMVRVQIPSVDNATSVNGVMVTAYKDAATKKLVVVAVNVGKSAKAYKLNLSGGALTDNKLTPYTTSETLSLKKGTAVEASGFEIPAKSIVTYVGTYK
- a CDS encoding RagB/SusD family nutrient uptake outer membrane protein, producing MKKTILSILAFSLIAVSCSDFIEKDERGKQTLENYFQTAQECENYANELTQRLLLAKDWWVLTAPRVTNEMATDDAWMGNTGQDNSAHRPASQYLITPDNMGDMNGAYTAHYYTIQSANIGLEKMAASPIPDAQKNQYMGESLFVRAYCYYELVNLYGAVPLYTKVLGTSDLNLQRSPVAAVYAQIEADLKESAAKLESAPVARNGRINKWAAYALLARVSLFQEKWAEAKLYSNKVITEGPYALESDFLNIWNVNNHNGVESILEAQTSAVQDKNLGAALPTLAGARGEDKKNFPSNDAGDVLDGWGWCMPTSDLENAYLSENDVIRRRSTITKWGEAAYGDEVLNPTHKFSLNDNKSGRIIRKYYIPIATRRALDKKDGHLPLNIPLIRLAEMYLTRAEANYHTGGDALADINIIRARVKLDPKTGLSGPTLLRQIYKERRLELAFEGLRLYDIRREKDPNTGRPVIESLMGPNGTFVQYNLNSTDPYETTNLREPQDKGINFNPAKHLVWPIPQIEIDLSGGLITQNPNY
- a CDS encoding SusC/RagA family TonB-linked outer membrane protein, with the protein product MKYRFIWLFITMLCSAATFGQITVKGTVKDKGNVPIPGVNLLVKGSASTAATDFDGNFTISVPNKNSQIEFSFIGFANKTISVGEQTVLNVTLEESSQVLDEIVVVGYAAVKKSDVTSSISSIKGKELQTMTVGNVAESLQGKVAGVQVTGQGGPGAQPRVLIRGISTVNLNTDPLYVIDGIPMGTSINFLSNNEIESMEVLKDASASAIYGSRASNGVILITTKKGKSGQTRFNFDLSSGIQMMNNPYNMADAEGYASIMNKAYNNSGYADYLPNPSQYRGKTTDWWKAGIKSGAPVTNASLGVSGGSDKHTYSISLNYYNSESIYEVGGWERITMRINNDFKFSDKFSAGITLNPRYETYGAPGNWADFDKIDPITPVYKPADQLTGLENEYSIFARSPSYIWNPVASVKRYDDFTDQYNLNTNGYLQYTPIKGLVIRTQASVEVGDKVRSKFTPDFVIDAAHEKAEINTIERWNTTNVDWTWQNTITYSRAFAEKHNFSLMVGNTMEEYNGKDLWGYGEGVPNNTDAMRELNAATKNRNSGGNSWSSSLMSYISRFSYNYDSKYYFTGTFRRDGSSKFMTNNKWANFPSASVSWRILNEGFMESTKDVLSDLRFRAGWGKVGNQGLPTAVYQSNIGQGFYPIGDVVGDTSFPSSMANKDIKWETVEDMSFGLDFGLWKNKLSGSLEYYQKKTKDMLFLKQFPTYSGFPDNSRIWSNVGSMQSSGIDLLVSYKDKKGDFSYGVDVTFTTVNIEMLSLSSEGERLYGAGNRTLTMKGEEPGFFYGYVADGLFQNQTQLNSHTDEHGTKLQPYAQVGDVRFKDVNGDGKIDEKDRTKIGSPWADYNVGLNLNFAYKQFDLVANFYSSIGNEIVNENISDLYNGASLTNKVSGLEQMAWHGEGTSNRVPRLSKDDNNENFTKFSSLYVEDGSFVRMKNLQVGYSFYNKFGLDKLRISLSGQNLWTWTKYDGVDPEVAGGDPDKGDRVKGAGFGGWNYPVQPTILMGLNVAF